A single genomic interval of Argopecten irradians isolate NY chromosome 8, Ai_NY, whole genome shotgun sequence harbors:
- the LOC138329233 gene encoding uncharacterized protein, protein MLQVLIFVCFVVLRVTVASRHHHFNILGHDVPYPATIEYNTDLDTIDLSVYRPGTDPRELFLHYITDRKNDMFIRNAGMPGGCEVGKLPLDILTLLESWEKDASVHHEIDDSLRHKASLRFIPSATNTTTSLDKAILQRYCHTQDVQVGTFQVTWLDQSP, encoded by the exons ATGCTGCAAGTtttaatctttgtttgttttgtggTGCTTCGAGTGACAGTTGCAAGCAGG CACCATCATTTCAATATACTTGGTCACGATGTCCCATACCCTGCCACCATTGAATACAACACGGACCTAGATACAATAGATTTGTCTGTTTATAGACCTGGTACTGATCCTCGGGAACTTTTCCTTCATTACATCACAGACAGAAAAAAC GACATGTTTATTAGAAACGCTGGCATGCCTGGAGGTTGTGAAGTAGGAAAACTTCCACTGGACATTTTAACATTACTGGAAAGTTGGGAGAAAGATGCGTCTGTTCAT CATGAGATTGACGACAGTCTCAGACACAAAGCGTCCTTGAGGTTTATACCTTCGGCTACCAACACCACTACTTCACTAGACAAGGCCATCTTACAGCGATACTGTCACACTCAGGATGTGCAAGTTGGCACGTTTCAAGTAACTTGGCTGGATCAATCTCCTTGA
- the LOC138329234 gene encoding uncharacterized protein — protein sequence MSKFFGKWKMDEKCEKAENFMNFCKAVGMKQEEIDYYKEMQEIIAYMGEGDKWVSEITAGETTTKHQYTLGVKNPPQKGPDGSTFTIEPKLVNPETLEEISVTQLPGHDKEVVTKTVRILTAPNKMKSIVTDVASGVSMTFYTTKQ from the exons ATGTCGAAATTCTTTGGAAAATGGAAGATGGACGAGAAGTGTGAAAAAGCAGAGAATTTTATGAACTTCTGTAAAGCCGTCG GCATGAAACAAGAGGAAATAGATTACTACAAAGAGATGCAGGAGATTATTGCCTATATGGGAGAAGGTGATAAATGGGTGTCCGAAATCACCGCGGGCGAAACAACAACTAAACACCAATATACACTCGGAGTGAAAAATCCACCGCAAAAAGGACCTGACGGCTCCACCTTTACT ATTGAACCAAAGCTGGTAAATCCCGAGACACTTGAGGAGATATCGGTCACACAGCTACCCGGACATGACAAGGAGGTGGTCACGAAAACTGTGAGGATCTTAACGGCTcctaataaaatgaaatca ATCGTGACGGATGTGGCGTCGGGAGTCTCCATGACATTCTATACAACTAAACAGTGA